In the genome of Hyphomonas sp. Mor2, one region contains:
- the rplK gene encoding 50S ribosomal protein L11: MAKKLLGQLKLQIPAGAANPSPPVGPALGQRGINIMEFCKAFNAKTEKMEKGLPLPVVIDYYQDKSFTFIVKTAPASVLLRKAAKLKKGSQEPGRSVAGKVTRAQCREIAEAKMVDLNANDLDQATKIIEGSARSMGLEVVE; this comes from the coding sequence ATGGCGAAGAAACTGCTGGGGCAGCTTAAGCTCCAGATTCCTGCCGGTGCTGCAAACCCGTCGCCCCCAGTTGGGCCGGCGCTTGGCCAGCGCGGAATCAATATTATGGAATTCTGTAAGGCGTTTAACGCCAAGACAGAGAAGATGGAAAAAGGCCTGCCACTGCCGGTCGTCATCGACTATTATCAGGACAAGTCGTTCACTTTTATCGTGAAGACCGCACCTGCTTCAGTTCTGCTGCGCAAGGCTGCAAAACTGAAAAAGGGCAGCCAGGAGCCTGGTCGTTCGGTCGCCGGTAAAGTGACCCGCGCTCAGTGCCGCGAAATTGCGGAAGCCAAAATGGTCGACCTGAACGCGAACGATCTCGATCAAGCAACCAAGATCATTGAGGGCTCTGCGCGCTCAATGGGTCTCGAAGTGGTGGAGTAA
- the rplA gene encoding 50S ribosomal protein L1: MAGKRYRAAAEAIDADATYSVSDAVKLVKTNAKAKFDETVEIAVNLGVDPKYADQMVRGVVSLPSGTGKDVRVAVFARDAKAEEAKEAGAEFVGAEDLMEEIQNGKSDFDRVIASPDMMSVVGRLGKVLGPRGLMPNPKVGTVTPNVGQAVKDAKGGSVEFRVEKLGIIHAGIGKASFTEDAIEKNVRAFIEALLKAKPSGAKGTYMKKIAISSTMGPGVAIDTADAIPS, encoded by the coding sequence ATGGCTGGAAAACGTTATCGCGCCGCCGCTGAAGCCATCGATGCGGATGCCACATACAGCGTCTCGGACGCTGTGAAGCTGGTAAAGACCAACGCCAAGGCAAAATTCGACGAGACCGTCGAAATCGCCGTAAATCTCGGTGTTGACCCGAAATATGCGGACCAGATGGTTCGCGGTGTGGTCTCGCTGCCGTCAGGCACCGGTAAAGACGTCCGCGTGGCCGTGTTTGCCCGCGACGCCAAGGCTGAAGAAGCCAAAGAGGCTGGCGCTGAGTTTGTGGGCGCTGAAGACCTGATGGAAGAGATCCAGAACGGCAAGTCTGACTTTGACCGTGTGATCGCTTCACCAGACATGATGTCTGTGGTCGGTCGCCTGGGTAAGGTACTCGGCCCTCGCGGTCTGATGCCAAACCCGAAAGTTGGCACGGTCACGCCAAATGTTGGCCAGGCTGTGAAGGACGCCAAAGGCGGATCGGTTGAGTTCCGGGTTGAGAAGCTTGGCATCATCCATGCCGGTATTGGTAAGGCCTCCTTCACCGAAGATGCGATCGAAAAGAACGTTCGCGCCTTCATCGAAGCGCTACTGAAGGCCAAGCCATCAGGCGCCAAAGGCACCTATATGAAGAAGATCGCCATCAGCTCAACCATGGGCCCTGGTGTTGCGATTGATACAGCGGACGCGATCCCGAGTTAA